In Micromonospora cremea, the genomic window TCGGGGCGCCCCTGTTCGAACGGGTACGGGGCAACATCGCCCTCACCGCGGCGGGCGAGGTGCTGCTGCCGTTGGCCACCCGGATCCTCGCCGACGTGGAGACCGCGACCCGGGAGGTCCAGGAACTGGTCGGGCTGCGCCGGGGCCGGGTCCGGCTCGGCGCCACCCCCAGCCTCGCCACGTCGCTCGCACCGCCGGTGCTGCGCCGGTTCCGCGACGCGCACCCCACCGTCGACCTCAAGGTCCAGGAGGGTGGGTCCCAGGACCTCGTGCGCGACCTGCTCCGCGGCGACCTCGACCTGGCGCTGATCATCATGCCGGCCCAGGGCGCGGACCCGGGGCTGCGCGTCGACCCGATCCTGCAGGAGAGCCTGGTGGTGGCCTCGGTGGGGGAGGTGCCGACCGCCTCGGCGAACGGGGAACTGCGCATCACCGACCTGCGCGACCAGCCGATGGTGATGTTCCGGGAGGGCTACGACCTGCGCGACGCCACCATTGAGGCATGCCGCGCGGCGGGCTTCGAGCCGACCTTCGCGGTGGACGGCGGTGAGATGGACGCGGTCCTCAGCTTCGTCGAGGCAGGGCTTGGCATCGCGCTGGTGCCCGGCATCGTGCTGGCTCGCCGGCCGGGAGTGCGGATCACCCCCCTGGCGCCGCCCGGGGTCCGGCGGACCATCGCGGTGGCCCGCCGGCGGGACGTCGTGCCGACCCACGCCGGTCGGGAGCTCCGGCGGATCCTGCTCGACTACGTACAGACCGCGATCGACCGCGACGACCTCCCGCCGGGCGTGGACCCCCGCTGATCGTCGTCAGCGGCCTTCGGCCTCGTCCATCGCCCGGTAGATCCGCTGCTCCGAGACGGGGTACGGAGTGCCCAGCGCCTGGGCGAAGACGTTCACCCGCAACTCCTCGATCATCCAGCGGATCTGCCGGACGGCGGTCTCCTGCCGGCGCGCCGGCGGCAGCGCGGCGAGCAGGTCGGCGTACTCCTTCTGCACCGCCGCGACCCGGTCCTGCTGCTGACGGTCCCGCTGCGGGTTGCTCGCCAGCCGGTCCAGCCGGCGCTCGATGGCGGTGAGGTAGCGCAGCAGGTCGGGCAGGCGCGCGTACCCCGTCTCGGTGATGAAACCGGCGTGCACCAGCCCGGCGAGCTGGTTGCGGATGTCGGCCAGCGCGGCCACCACGGCGAGGTTCCGGGTGGCGCCGAGCCGCTGCTCGACGGCGTACGCCGCGGCGAGCACCTTGCGGACCCGGTCCATCACCTCGACCACGGTGTCGACCAGGTCGGCGCGGACCTTCTCGCGGAGCGCCGCGAACCCCTCGGCGTCCCAGGCCGGCCCGCCGGCGGCACCGATCAGCCGGTCGATGGCCGCGCCCGCCGCGTCCTCGATCAGCTCCTGCACGCCGCCGTGCGGGTTGCGGCTCAGCGCCAGCTTCGCCTCGTTGCTCAGCCGGCCCTGCAGGAACCGCGCCGGGGACGGCACGGTGAGCCGCAGCAGCCGGCGGGTGCCGGCCCAGTGCGCCGCCTCCGCTTCGGCGGGGGAGTCGAAGACCTTCACCCCGACCGTGGCGCCCTCGTCGACCAGCGCCGGGTACGCGGTCACCGCGTAGCCGGCGCGGACCTGCTCGATGGTGCGCGGCAGCGTGCCGATGCTCCACTCGCGCAGCCCGGTACGGGCCACCTCCGGCGCGGCGGCCGCCACCACCTGGCGTACCTCCTGGCGGAGCTGGCGTTGCAGGGCCGGTAGGTCCTTGCCCTCGGCGACCGGCTTGTCGTCGTCGCCCAGCACCCGGAAGGTGACCCGCAGGTGGGCCGGGAGCTTGCCCGGTTCCCAGGCGTCGCGGGGCACGGTGACACCGGTCATCCGGCGCAGCTGCCGGGTGAGCGCGTCCAGCAGCGGCTCCTCGCCAGGAGTGATCGACGCCAGGGCGGCCCGCGCGAAGTCCGGCACCGGGACGAAGTTGCGG contains:
- a CDS encoding LysR family transcriptional regulator produces the protein MQLHQLRYFVAVAEVRHFTQAADLVGITQPSLSKQIHALETDLGAPLFERVRGNIALTAAGEVLLPLATRILADVETATREVQELVGLRRGRVRLGATPSLATSLAPPVLRRFRDAHPTVDLKVQEGGSQDLVRDLLRGDLDLALIIMPAQGADPGLRVDPILQESLVVASVGEVPTASANGELRITDLRDQPMVMFREGYDLRDATIEACRAAGFEPTFAVDGGEMDAVLSFVEAGLGIALVPGIVLARRPGVRITPLAPPGVRRTIAVARRRDVVPTHAGRELRRILLDYVQTAIDRDDLPPGVDPR